The following coding sequences lie in one Apium graveolens cultivar Ventura chromosome 1, ASM990537v1, whole genome shotgun sequence genomic window:
- the LOC141710486 gene encoding uncharacterized protein LOC141710486 — MPKFTKDNYENWCIRMKAILGANDVWEIVEKGLEVPENEANLNQVQKDQLQAQRKKDQKAIMIIHQCLDDSMLQKVASATTSKKVWDTLKSSFSGDAKVKRVGLQTLRGEFEALQMKESESISDYFSRVLTVVNQIKSNGEEVSDVRVIEKVLRSLDSKFDYKVVAIEESKDIDEMTIDELMGSLQAHEEKML; from the coding sequence ATGCCAAAGTTCACCAAAGATAATTATGAGAATTGGTGCATTCGTATGAAGGCGATCCTTGGAGCAAATGATGTGTGGGAAATTGTGGAGAAAGGATTGGAGGTGCCCGAAAATGAAGCAAATTTGAATCAAGTTCAAAAAGATCAACTTCAAGCCCAAAGAAAGAAGGATCAAAAGGCGATCATGATCATTCATCAATGTTTGGATGATTCTATGTTACAAAAAGTGGCTTCCGCAACAACGTCAAAGAAAGTTTGGGATACTCTCAAATCTTCTTTTAGTGGCGATGCTAAAGTAAAGAGAGTTGGGCTACAAACACTTCGTGGCGAGTTTGAGGCTTTGCAAATGAAAGAATCCGAATCAATCTCGGATTATTTTTCAAGGGTCTTGACCGTTGTCAATCAAATAAAAAGCAATGGAGAAGAGGTAAGTGATGTTCGTGTTATTGAAAAAGTTCTTCGTTCACTTGACTCTAAATTTGATTACAAAGTTGTGGCAATTGAGGAGTCTAAAGATATAGATGAAATGACTATTGATGAGCTTATGGGATCATTACAAGCCCATGAAGAAAAAATGTTATAG